In one window of Clavelina lepadiformis chromosome 4, kaClaLepa1.1, whole genome shotgun sequence DNA:
- the LOC143451419 gene encoding uncharacterized protein LOC143451419 isoform X1 — protein sequence MRKRFPNKDWEKCCENFSDLIKTSNTPPRKKTKKSATKDKFLTLAVAPFSQDGSIQWSSSDDEALYRLDHEGLPEFESFGVIASPVLNGSRRKSIDSSGSIVKSTPSGSPILSQRRFSTVQKRSRKPSLLPISPITPGIPLDSFAGASYLSLHANENSNVENSGYDHTPLAVPLPDSDADENLEDLIESQLDVSENCTLTGNTIEDSTTQASEKEIELDGEESCNISALENESNTSVQELSPKDTKETSSSNNKGSSWIESLVGRLDEKKTDRSSVKSSMDHTQPYDSAKKKKFIKDGLAEQLQRVLKQEQTRKVLFQHQLKETNQTDNQGPQSGLTLKIVSHHKEGILHIMECKVLPAFKKGNTANSFYTLLFRHDDVIANNLNLTSVFTIYPPWKEMKVEQHDFPVLMCIYHLEVETSDLTTSFTRRNDSEVYVEQHNSTAQLKEAPFHPCESLLEALESQQCAEGVCLAATIQRIYRTLWHGDAVKKTFLCEDAFGIFFEIVLDAALCSSDSWVHLIKYGEGQRVYFSKLYLKGRMNRVQLPALFNLIDYIWNPSGFGLLQVQNSQSQSQEAAGSGSSQGSRLQPPSFCYKLLARREVTTCMIPTETSHDLAQKNIRKFPKCSELNRPDIDGSILNDVLYQATKWCKLSNFEQLGELSLPSTRWNIVCKILHKHYPCPEQSESDAVRLNMPMFYVADETSDKIFGIEICNIFTLHVDHGDVIVIRDLQFSSDGCLLLDAYSHVVNIGKSTRFSWSGRLPRINAESVEALRDMKFPFVPFINEKSEPGSFVKLEGVICSILPQSTDDVQSRSTRNIQAIMLHDCVGQNGTIQGEFLNILVIVQMQYRVKLKVLYSTVVEMLNFQSVQDINSTSLIGKTIGPVVCFVYGRFSISVQRSFVAEEVAHV from the exons GCGTAATAGCTAGTCCTGTGTTAAATGGATCCAGAAGAAAATCTATCGACTCATCTGGTAGTATTGTTAAAAGCACACCCTCAG GTAGTCCAATACTTTCTCAAAGACGCTTTTCAACAGTGCAGAAAAGATCCAGAAAACCATCGTTATTGCCGATCAGTCCAATAACACCTG GTATCCCACTTGATTCGTTTGCCGGTGCAAGTTACTTATCCCTACATGCCAATGAAAATAGCAATGTAGAGAATTCGGGTTATGATCACACTCCATTAGCTGTGCCACTG cCAGATAGTGACGCAGATGAAAACCTGGAAGACTTGATAGAGAGCCAGCTTGATGTATCGGAAAATTGCACTTTAACCGGCAACACTATTGAAGATTCCACCACTCAAGCTTCAGAAAAA GAAATTGAACTTGATGGTGAGGAAAGCTGTAACATTTCTGCGTTGGAAAATGAAAGCAACACATCTGTCCAAGAATTGTCTCCCAAGGATACTAAAGAAACATCGTCATCAAACAATAAAGGTTCGAGCTGGATTGAATCTCTAGTTGGAAGACTAGATGAGAAAAAGACTGATAGAAGTAGTGTGAAATCAAGCATGGACCACACACAACCCTATGACTccgcaaaaaagaaaaagtttataaa AGATGGGCTTGCAGAACAGCTACAAAGAGTTTTAAAACAGgaacaaacaagaaaagttttgtttcaacaCCAGTTGAAGGAGACAAATCAAACTGACAACCAAG GTCCACAAAGTGGTTTAACTTTGAAGATAGTCTCTCATCATAAAGAAGGGATACTTCATATAATGGAATGTAAA GTGTTACCAGCGTTTAAGAAAGGAAATACTGCAAACAGCTTCTATACTCTACTTTTTCGTCATGATGATGTGATTGCAAATAATCTAAATCTTACATCAGTGTTTACCATTTACCCACCTTG GAAGGAAATGAAAGTTGAACAACATGATTTCCCAGTTCTTATGTGCATTTACCACTTAGAAGTTGAAACCTCAGATCTAACTACATCCTTTACTAGAAGAAACGATTCAGAG GTATATGTGGAACAGCATAACTCAACAGCTCAACTCAAAGAGGCTCCTTTTCATCCTTGTGAAAGCCTCTTGGAGGCACTAGAGAGTCAACAATGTGCAGAAGGAGTATGCTTAGCGGCGACGATTCAAAGAATTTACCGCACCTTATGGCATGGCGATGCTGTGAA gaaaacttttttatgcGAAGATGcttttggaatattttttgaaattgtgctGGATGCAGCTCTGTGTTCCAGTGATTCCTGGGTACACTTAATCAAATATGGTGAGGGGCAGCGTGTCTATTTTAGCAAGCTTTATCTTAAGGGAAGAATGAATAGAGTTCA ATTACCTGCGCTGTTCAACTTGATTGATTACATCTGGAATCCATCAGGATTTGGCTTGCTTCAGGTTCAAAACAGCCAAAGTCAGAGCCAAGAAGCAGCC GGTTCAGGAAGCTCACAAGGTTCACGATTGCAACCACCGAGTTTTTGCTATAAACTATTAGCAAGGAGGGAAGTGACTACATGTATGATTCCAACTGAAACATCACATGATTTGGCGCAAAAAAACATCCGCAAGTTTCCCAAATGCAGCGAACTAAATAGGCCTGACATCGATGGCTCAATATTGAATGATGTTCTTTATCAAGCCACAAAGTGGTGCAAGTTGTCTAACTTTGAACAGCTGGGTGAACTTTCACTTCCTTCAACAAG ATGGAACATAGTGTGTAAAATACTTCACAAGCACTACCCTTGCCCTGAGCAGTCAGAGAGTGATGCAGTACGTTTAAACATGCCAATGTTTTATGTTGCTGATGAAACATCTGACAAAATTTTTGGGATTGAAATCTGCAATATTTTTACCTTGCACGTCGATCATGGTGACGTAATTGTAATAAGGGACTTACAGTTTTCGTCAG ATGGCTGTCTCCTTCTGGATGCATACAGTCATGTGGTTAATATTGGCAAATCAACAAGATTTTCTTGGAGCGGTCGTTTGCCCAGAATAAACGCCGAGTCAGTGGAAGCATTAAGGGATATGAAGTTTCCTTTTGTCCCATTTATTAATGAAAAATCAGAGCCAGGTTCCTTTGTGAAACTGGAAG GTGTCATATGTAGCATTTTGCCACAAAGTACAGATGACGTACAGTCACGCTCAACCAGAAACATACAAGCGATCAT GCTCCATGATTGTGTGGGACAAAACGGTACTATTCAAGGTGAATTCTTGAACATTCTTGTAATTGTACAAATGCAGTACAGAGTAAAGCTTAAG GTTCTCTACAGCACGGTGGTGGAAATGCTAAATTTTCAATCTGTTCAA GATATAAATTCAACATCATTAATTGGTAAAACCATCGGCCCAGTAGTGTGCTTTGTGTACGGAAGGTTCAGCATATCAGTACAAAGAAGTTTTGTCGCTGAGGAGGTTGCTCATGTTTGA
- the LOC143451419 gene encoding uncharacterized protein LOC143451419 isoform X2, with protein sequence MRKRFPNKDWEKCCENFSDLIKTSNTPPRKKTKKSATKDKFLTLAVAPFSQDGSIQWSSSDDEALYRLDHEGLPEFESFGVIASPVLNGSRRKSIDSSGSIVKSTPSGSPILSQRRFSTVQKRSRKPSLLPISPITPGIPLDSFAGASYLSLHANENSNVENSGYDHTPLAVPLPDSDADENLEDLIESQLDVSENCTLTGNTIEDSTTQASEKEIELDGEESCNISALENESNTSVQELSPKDTKETSSSNNKGSSWIESLVGRLDEKKTDRSSVKSSMDHTQPYDSAKKKKFIKDGLAEQLQRVLKQEQTRKVLFQHQLKETNQTDNQGPQSGLTLKIVSHHKEGILHIMECKVLPAFKKGNTANSFYTLLFRHDDVIANNLNLTSVFTIYPPWKEMKVEQHDFPVLMCIYHLEVETSDLTTSFTRRNDSEVYVEQHNSTAQLKEAPFHPCESLLEALESQQCAEGVCLAATIQRIYRTLWHGDAVKKTFLCEDAFGIFFEIVLDAALCSSDSWVHLIKYGEGQRVYFSKLYLKGRMNRVQLPALFNLIDYIWNPSGFGLLQVQNSQSQSQEAAGSGSSQGSRLQPPSFCYKLLARREVTTCMIPTETSHDLAQKNIRKFPKCSELNRPDIDGSILNDVLYQATKWCKLSNFEQLGELSLPSTRWNIVCKILHKHYPCPEQSESDAVRLNMPMFYVADETSDKIFGIEICNIFTLHVDHGDVIVIRDLQFSSDGCLLLDAYSHVVNIGKSTRFSWSGRLPRINAESVEALRDMKFPFVPFINEKSEPGSFVKLEGVICSILPQSTDDVQSRSTRNIQAIMLHDCVGQNGTIQGSLQHGGGNAKFSICSRYKFNIINW encoded by the exons GCGTAATAGCTAGTCCTGTGTTAAATGGATCCAGAAGAAAATCTATCGACTCATCTGGTAGTATTGTTAAAAGCACACCCTCAG GTAGTCCAATACTTTCTCAAAGACGCTTTTCAACAGTGCAGAAAAGATCCAGAAAACCATCGTTATTGCCGATCAGTCCAATAACACCTG GTATCCCACTTGATTCGTTTGCCGGTGCAAGTTACTTATCCCTACATGCCAATGAAAATAGCAATGTAGAGAATTCGGGTTATGATCACACTCCATTAGCTGTGCCACTG cCAGATAGTGACGCAGATGAAAACCTGGAAGACTTGATAGAGAGCCAGCTTGATGTATCGGAAAATTGCACTTTAACCGGCAACACTATTGAAGATTCCACCACTCAAGCTTCAGAAAAA GAAATTGAACTTGATGGTGAGGAAAGCTGTAACATTTCTGCGTTGGAAAATGAAAGCAACACATCTGTCCAAGAATTGTCTCCCAAGGATACTAAAGAAACATCGTCATCAAACAATAAAGGTTCGAGCTGGATTGAATCTCTAGTTGGAAGACTAGATGAGAAAAAGACTGATAGAAGTAGTGTGAAATCAAGCATGGACCACACACAACCCTATGACTccgcaaaaaagaaaaagtttataaa AGATGGGCTTGCAGAACAGCTACAAAGAGTTTTAAAACAGgaacaaacaagaaaagttttgtttcaacaCCAGTTGAAGGAGACAAATCAAACTGACAACCAAG GTCCACAAAGTGGTTTAACTTTGAAGATAGTCTCTCATCATAAAGAAGGGATACTTCATATAATGGAATGTAAA GTGTTACCAGCGTTTAAGAAAGGAAATACTGCAAACAGCTTCTATACTCTACTTTTTCGTCATGATGATGTGATTGCAAATAATCTAAATCTTACATCAGTGTTTACCATTTACCCACCTTG GAAGGAAATGAAAGTTGAACAACATGATTTCCCAGTTCTTATGTGCATTTACCACTTAGAAGTTGAAACCTCAGATCTAACTACATCCTTTACTAGAAGAAACGATTCAGAG GTATATGTGGAACAGCATAACTCAACAGCTCAACTCAAAGAGGCTCCTTTTCATCCTTGTGAAAGCCTCTTGGAGGCACTAGAGAGTCAACAATGTGCAGAAGGAGTATGCTTAGCGGCGACGATTCAAAGAATTTACCGCACCTTATGGCATGGCGATGCTGTGAA gaaaacttttttatgcGAAGATGcttttggaatattttttgaaattgtgctGGATGCAGCTCTGTGTTCCAGTGATTCCTGGGTACACTTAATCAAATATGGTGAGGGGCAGCGTGTCTATTTTAGCAAGCTTTATCTTAAGGGAAGAATGAATAGAGTTCA ATTACCTGCGCTGTTCAACTTGATTGATTACATCTGGAATCCATCAGGATTTGGCTTGCTTCAGGTTCAAAACAGCCAAAGTCAGAGCCAAGAAGCAGCC GGTTCAGGAAGCTCACAAGGTTCACGATTGCAACCACCGAGTTTTTGCTATAAACTATTAGCAAGGAGGGAAGTGACTACATGTATGATTCCAACTGAAACATCACATGATTTGGCGCAAAAAAACATCCGCAAGTTTCCCAAATGCAGCGAACTAAATAGGCCTGACATCGATGGCTCAATATTGAATGATGTTCTTTATCAAGCCACAAAGTGGTGCAAGTTGTCTAACTTTGAACAGCTGGGTGAACTTTCACTTCCTTCAACAAG ATGGAACATAGTGTGTAAAATACTTCACAAGCACTACCCTTGCCCTGAGCAGTCAGAGAGTGATGCAGTACGTTTAAACATGCCAATGTTTTATGTTGCTGATGAAACATCTGACAAAATTTTTGGGATTGAAATCTGCAATATTTTTACCTTGCACGTCGATCATGGTGACGTAATTGTAATAAGGGACTTACAGTTTTCGTCAG ATGGCTGTCTCCTTCTGGATGCATACAGTCATGTGGTTAATATTGGCAAATCAACAAGATTTTCTTGGAGCGGTCGTTTGCCCAGAATAAACGCCGAGTCAGTGGAAGCATTAAGGGATATGAAGTTTCCTTTTGTCCCATTTATTAATGAAAAATCAGAGCCAGGTTCCTTTGTGAAACTGGAAG GTGTCATATGTAGCATTTTGCCACAAAGTACAGATGACGTACAGTCACGCTCAACCAGAAACATACAAGCGATCAT GCTCCATGATTGTGTGGGACAAAACGGTACTATTCAAG GTTCTCTACAGCACGGTGGTGGAAATGCTAAATTTTCAATCTGTTCAA GATATAAATTCAACATCATTAATTGGTAA